Part of the Gadus macrocephalus chromosome 22, ASM3116895v1 genome, ACATCAACCAGGAGGCGCTCTTTCTCACCACGAAGGCAACAGTAAGATTAAGTTTACTTGAGTGTTCAGATAGCTTAAATTTCAACATTTGCTGCATTGTTGATAGGCTCGTAACTAACTGAAACTGTTTGGATTCAGAGTGATTTCTTGGAGTATTGTCCATCTCGCCCCCCCTCTTGTTCGACTTCTGATATGTTTTATCTTATTAAAGGAGCTGTTTGTCCAGTACCTGGCTGTGTCCTCGTTCAACAATGGATCTGGCAAAGGGTCGAAGTCGCTCTCATACAGTGACCTGGCCAGCACTGCAGAGGAGAAGGACACGTTTCACTTCCTCACTGGTGAGAACTATAGCTATAATAGTATTTTGTTTAACCATGTTGAAACACAAGTTTATCATCCACAAAATAATTGTTGTACTATGCAATCTTTTTAAATTCACACATTGCCATGGGGTTAAACTCTGACTATGTATATACATTCTGACAACAGGCTATAACCTGTTGCATACATAAAAGGATTCTGAGAAAGTGTAGATTAAAAAAGAATAACATGCTGGCAATACCGACAACAAAACACATGAtaaaattgatttttttttttttttttattgacagATATCCTACCAAAGAAGATTTTGGCTGGGGATTATCTCAAGACCTTGGAGCAAATCGAAGACGAGGAAGCAGACATCTGACATTTTCTTCAGGGCATTTTGCATCGGATGATGTCAAAACGTGTATCTATAGGTCGCCATCCAGTGAGAATGAACGTAGATGAGGGAACTTCTGTTGACGAGGGGGAAACAAGAGCTAATTCGGGTGAATTTTAAATCAAGTCCGGAATTCTCCTGAAGAACTCTTGCAGATGAATTTCATGCAAGTTTCTATCGATAAATTAAGCAGCTATATATCCTGGAGTGGGAATGACACTCcttatttatttcaaaataGGCCTCCAGACAACAGTCACAATCACAGTTAGAAATCTTAAGTGTGGTATCTAATCTAATATTGTGTTTGTAAAGATTAAACAACGCAAGCATGCAGTCAATGCAATACCATTGGATGTGAATATATGTGCTAGTTTGCGATGGTATACTTTTTACTTTGATTATTGGGA contains:
- the chrac1 gene encoding chromatin accessibility complex protein 1; translated protein: MKMSANTADKDNNVSTNKNISLPISRVRLIMKSSPDVSNINQEALFLTTKATELFVQYLAVSSFNNGSGKGSKSLSYSDLASTAEEKDTFHFLTDILPKKILAGDYLKTLEQIEDEEADI